The region GGCCAGCCGCTCGGCGATGGCCTCGAGGCTCTCCACCTGGAAGCCGATGTGGTGGATGCCGCTCCAGTCCTTGCCGCGCTCGACGCCCGCCACCGCGTCGTTCCTGAAGTTGAGGATGGCCAGGTTGAGATCGCCGTCGCTCAGGTAGTAGCCCCGCGCCCCGGGGCTGTCGATGCGCGCGATCTCCTTCATGCCGAACACGTCGATGTAGAACTTCGCGGTCTTGTCGACGTCCTGGGTCGAGA is a window of Candidatus Methylomirabilota bacterium DNA encoding:
- a CDS encoding VOC family protein, whose translation is MAKIKHIALSTQDVDKTAKFYIDVFGMKEIARIDSPGARGYYLSDGDLNLAILNFRNDAVAGVERGKDWSGIHHIGFQVESLEAIAERLAAAGSEPRHDINEALGVSYGRESHGNVEVKYVGPDGVTLDVSETGWVGTSGFTV